Within Verrucomicrobiia bacterium, the genomic segment AACAAGCGGTACAATTCCTCACCATACTGCGCTTTAAGGTACGGGGAACGCAATAAGCCATCGTTGTGTTCCGCAGAGATACACCCGCCCATCTCAATGACCAGGCGATGGAAATCTTCTACAAAAGGCCAGATCTTTTCCCGGTGTGCGGGATCTGACAAGTTCATGAAAGGCTGCATGTGCAGGTTGGCATCACCTGCGTGCCCCCAAACAGCAATTTTCAATTCATATTTGGCAAAGAGGGCATAGGCACGGCGGAAAAATTCAGGCAGCAACGCAGCTGGGACGATGCCATCCTCCACAATAGGCAAGGCTTTCTCGGGGCCATCTACTGTCCAAATGACAGCAGCAGCTGAACGGCGTAGCTTCCAGAGGCGCTCCTGCTCCGCAGGACCCTCTGCCTCCTTGTGGGCGTACGCGTAGTGCTTAAGGATGGTCTTGGCGGCCTTCCCCTTACCTGTACGGTTTCGGTCATTGTGGTCATCAAACTCCACAATCAAAACAATCTCCGGCATTTGTGCAGGGATCAGTCCCTCCAAGTGCCCAGGCTGTCTTGATTCGACTAACTCCAACAGGTTCCTATCTACGATCTCCAAAGCACTGGGACCAAGCACTAACAGCTCTTCCACGGCTTCCGCTGCTTTATCGATACTATCGAAATACCCACCAATGAGGGCTGTTTCCTTGGGGAGCAGCTCTGTGCGCAGGGTAATCTCGGTGATGATGCCGAGCGTCCCTTGGGAGCCGACAAAGAGCTTTGCCAAGTTGAACATCCCCCTATGCTCTACTTCCCAAATGGCATATCCCGTAGAGTTCTTGGTGACGTGGAACTTGGGGCGCGACTCATCGCGGGTATGGGTGGCAAGGAGACGTGCAAGCTCGCGGTATATTTTACCTTCCAGGCTGTACCGGTGCGTCTTCCCCTCAATCTCCGCCTTGGTCATAGCTTTCACGGTAATCTCGTCGCCGTTTGCCAAAACCACCTTGAGGGATTCTACGTAATCC encodes:
- a CDS encoding FAD-linked oxidase C-terminal domain-containing protein → DYVESLKVVLANGDEITVKAMTKAEIEGKTHRYSLEGKIYRELARLLATHTRDESRPKFHVTKNSTGYAIWEVEHRGMFNLAKLFVGSQGTLGIITEITLRTELLPKETALIGGYFDSIDKAAEAVEELLVLGPSALEIVDRNLLELVESRQPGHLEGLIPAQMPEIVLIVEFDDHNDRNRTGKGKAAKTILKHYAYAHKEAEGPAEQERLWKLRRSAAAVIWTVDGPEKALPIVEDGIVPAALLPEFFRRAYALFAKYELKIAVWGHAGDANLHMQPFMNLSDPAHREKIWPFVEDFHRLVIEMGGCISAEHNDGLLRSPYLKAQYGEELYRLFRQVKHMFDPHEIMNPGKKVDVAIERIQQLVRHSYGLDHLVKDRELINR